The region TGAAGCGTTGTGATAATTTTCAAAATAAAGTCAACGAAGCCAATCAGGCGATTGCGAATTTTGGCGCGACATCAGCCAACGCTTCTCAGTGCGCGGCCTTGAATGCCGGGGATGAAACACCGACCCCGCAATTCTGTGCCGCAAATCCCACGCATGTCAGTTGTTTAGCCCAGCAAAATGTGGACTGTACGAATCCGACGGTTGCTGCCAGCAATAAAGTTTGTATCTGTCAGAAGAATCCTTTAGACCCCGCTTGTGTCACGGCTCAAAAAGCAGGCGACTCAGGTGTGGTGACAGGGATGATTGATTCTTCTTCGCGTCTGGCGGCGAAAGCAGGCGGTGATGCCTTAGGCGGAGATCTTCCAGGCCTACCAGGTTTTGAACATGGGCAACTTCCTTCGGGTGGCGGTCAGGCGATTGATGGGTCCCAAGGTGGATCCGGCGGCTCTTTAGGCGGCGGTGGCGGTTCCGGCGGTGGATCTTACGGTTCCGCAGGTGGCGGAGCTTCTGGTGACGACAACGGAGCCAACGTGAATGGTGGCTTTTATGGCGGCGGCGGTGGAAGTCGCTCTTACGCAGGCGGTGGCGACTCCGGCGGCGGCGGACCTGCGGGAGCTTCTCGTGGCGGCGCGGGCAATGGAGCTCCCTCTGCGAATGGCCCTGATTTAAGAAAGTTTTTACCGGGCGGTCAATTCGATCCGAAACTGCGCGGAGTGGCAGGCGCCGCGGGTCCCGACGGGATCACCGGGCCTCACTCGAACATTTGGCTGAAGATTCAAAATCGCTACAAAGTGATGGTGCCATCACTTCTTCCATAGAAGGCAAGGACCCTAATGTCTTTGCCTAGATGAGTTGATGCAGGCTTTCGATAACTTGTTTTCTCAGTGGTGCATCCACTAAAACCGTGACACTCATCGCGCCCATCATCAGCTTGCGAGTTTCTAATTTTTTATCTGACAAAACATTCAAAACTTTTTGTGTGATTTCCGGTGATGTTGCGCCTGTGCAGGTCAAAGTCACTGTGGAAAAATCTGTGGGTAGCAAAGTGAACTGAGCATGATTTTGCAGTTCTTTTTTAATGGCAGTGATAATTTCAGAAGGGCCGGTCAAGAGCATTTCTGTTTTATCCAGATTCATTTCACAATGAAGAAGCTGAGGAAAAGGAATCTGCTTTTCATCAAACAGAACCTGCAGATCTTTCAGGGCTTTAGCAGGATTTTTTTCCTTGCTTAAGATTCCGACGACCGTTTCATGAGAGTTCAAAGAAAGGGCTTTGCAGGATTCAAACATATTCAATCCTTTTTTTACAAGTGTTCCATCTGAAGTTTTATTAGAGGCCGGACCGATGTACAAAGTGACATCGCGAAGTTTAGCCAGTTCGACAGAGCGGTAATGCAGAACTTTTGCACCCCAAAATGTCATATCCATCAGTTGATCATAGCTCAACTCTTGAATCGGCTTGGCGGACTTTACGACATTGGGGTCGGCCGTGAACACGGCAGGAACGTCTTTAAGAATTTCGCAGCGTTCTGCCTTAAAGGCCGCCGCCATCGCTACTGCCGAAGTGTCTGAACCACCGCGCCCTAAAGTAGTGATTTCTTTAGTCTGAGGAGACACGCCCTGAAAGCCTGCCAGGATCACAACCTTGTCCGTCTTTAAAGACTCTTCCACGC is a window of Bdellovibrio sp. ArHS DNA encoding:
- a CDS encoding aspartate kinase, translated to MKPLIVQKYGGATLADPEKIKAVAARVAAQSKENSLIVVVSAMGKTTNSLIDLANQVSSHPQRREMDMLLTVGERISMSLMSMALNDLGCPAISFTGSQAGIFTDDSHVNAFIKDVKPMRVEESLKTDKVVILAGFQGVSPQTKEITTLGRGGSDTSAVAMAAAFKAERCEILKDVPAVFTADPNVVKSAKPIQELSYDQLMDMTFWGAKVLHYRSVELAKLRDVTLYIGPASNKTSDGTLVKKGLNMFESCKALSLNSHETVVGILSKEKNPAKALKDLQVLFDEKQIPFPQLLHCEMNLDKTEMLLTGPSEIITAIKKELQNHAQFTLLPTDFSTVTLTCTGATSPEITQKVLNVLSDKKLETRKLMMGAMSVTVLVDAPLRKQVIESLHQLI